The Bryobacteraceae bacterium genome includes a window with the following:
- a CDS encoding alcohol dehydrogenase → MTWEFSTAGRIVFGAGTASQIAAAARAMGKRALLVTGRKPRQAARIVADLHGAGVGCTPFATEGEPTLDTVRAGVETARREGCDLVIACGGGSAIDAGKAIAAMLANPGDVLDYLEVIGRGQPLQAPPVPFIAVPTTAGAGSEATRNAVLQSPEHGVKASLRSPLMLPRLAVIDPELTLSVPPDVTAATGLDALSQLLEPFVSARANAMTDMLCREGLRRAGRALRRACQNGNDPEARAEMCFASLLSGMALANAGLGAVHGFAAPIGGAFPAPHGAVCAALLAPVTRANLRALREREPDHPALAKYDEAARLLDPQAGGGEDLVRWLEQIRGDLGIPRLSAYGIREADIPGLCEKAQRASSMKGNPVQLTRVELGEILQAAL, encoded by the coding sequence ATGACGTGGGAATTTTCGACCGCCGGGCGCATCGTCTTCGGCGCGGGCACGGCGAGCCAGATCGCGGCGGCGGCGCGCGCGATGGGCAAGCGGGCGCTGCTCGTGACGGGCCGCAAGCCGCGGCAGGCGGCGCGGATCGTCGCCGATCTGCACGGAGCGGGCGTCGGGTGCACGCCGTTCGCCACTGAGGGCGAGCCCACGCTGGACACGGTGCGCGCGGGGGTGGAGACGGCGCGGCGCGAAGGCTGCGACCTGGTGATCGCCTGCGGCGGGGGCAGCGCGATCGACGCGGGAAAAGCCATCGCGGCGATGCTCGCCAACCCGGGCGACGTGCTCGATTATCTGGAGGTGATCGGCCGGGGGCAGCCGCTGCAGGCGCCGCCCGTGCCGTTCATCGCCGTGCCCACGACGGCGGGCGCGGGCAGCGAGGCGACGCGGAATGCCGTGCTGCAGTCGCCCGAGCATGGGGTGAAGGCGAGCCTGCGGAGTCCGCTGATGCTGCCGCGGCTGGCGGTGATCGATCCGGAGCTGACCCTGAGCGTGCCGCCGGATGTCACGGCGGCGACGGGGCTCGACGCGCTTTCGCAACTGCTCGAGCCGTTCGTCAGCGCACGCGCCAATGCAATGACGGACATGCTGTGCCGTGAAGGGCTGCGGCGCGCCGGGCGCGCGCTGCGGCGGGCGTGTCAGAACGGCAATGATCCGGAAGCGCGGGCGGAGATGTGCTTCGCCAGCCTGCTGAGCGGCATGGCTCTGGCCAACGCGGGGCTGGGCGCGGTGCACGGGTTCGCGGCGCCGATCGGCGGAGCCTTCCCTGCCCCGCACGGAGCGGTGTGCGCCGCGCTGCTGGCGCCGGTGACCCGCGCGAATCTGCGCGCCCTGCGCGAGCGCGAGCCGGATCATCCTGCTCTGGCGAAATACGACGAAGCCGCGCGGCTGCTGGATCCGCAGGCCGGCGGGGGCGAGGATCTGGTCCGGTGGCTCGAACAGATCCGGGGCGATCTGGGAATTCCCCGGCTGTCGGCGTATGGCATCCGGGAGGCGGACATCCCCGGACTCTGCGAGAAGGCGC
- the lsrG gene encoding (4S)-4-hydroxy-5-phosphonooxypentane-2,3-dione isomerase, producing MLIVHVHVSVKPECVEAFREATVENARASVEEPGIARFDVIQQMDDPTKFILVEVYRSPEAAAAHKETAHYAKWRDTVAEMMAQPRASVKFSNVFPADEGW from the coding sequence ATGCTGATTGTTCACGTGCATGTTTCGGTGAAGCCGGAGTGCGTCGAGGCGTTCAGGGAAGCCACGGTGGAGAACGCGCGGGCGAGCGTCGAGGAGCCGGGCATCGCGCGGTTCGACGTGATCCAGCAGATGGACGACCCGACGAAGTTCATTCTGGTGGAAGTGTACCGGTCGCCCGAGGCGGCGGCGGCGCACAAGGAGACGGCGCACTACGCGAAGTGGCGGGACACGGTGGCGGAGATGATGGCGCAGCCGCGGGCGAGCGTGAAGTTTTCGAACGTGTTTCCCGCCGACGAAGGCTGGTGA
- a CDS encoding ABC transporter ATP-binding protein, producing the protein MKEAFLFCRPYLARYRGKIAAGVAALVAKDLAGAGVPLLIKWAIDSLTAGAALSRVAWLAAAVVGLSLTKGVFMYWMRVILVGVSRDVEYDLRNDLFAHLVKLDSGFFSRYRTGDVMARATNDLNAVRMMLGPAVMYLAETSLTLVLALGVMLAVDWRLTLWALAPAPLVSLAVVFFGRRIHDRFEAIQKLYSDISSRVQESLAGIRVVRAYVQEEAEMQRFQELNRSFIGENLRLARLSGLFLPLLHFFIGLTFLLVLWVGGLRLLEGRITLGSFVMFNTYMGMLVWPMIAFGWVVNLVQRGRASLGRIREMLAEQPRIAAPPAPRTLPEGAAPLEFENVSVEFDGRTVLDDVSLSIPAGATVAIVGRTGSGKSMLVHLIPRLIDPSAGAVKLGGSDLREYDPCELRRRIAFVPQETFLFSATLADNIALGAPEASREAILRAAHMAGLEQDLESFPQGLDTEVGERGLTLSGGQKQRVAIARALLRDPQILILDDALSAVDTLTEDRILASLRQFMRGRTTILISHRVSTVREANCIYVLDEGRVVEQGSHEELLALDGYYADLYQKQLLEEELESI; encoded by the coding sequence ATGAAAGAGGCGTTTCTGTTCTGCCGGCCGTATCTGGCGCGCTACCGCGGCAAGATCGCCGCGGGCGTGGCCGCGCTGGTGGCCAAGGATCTGGCCGGGGCGGGCGTGCCGCTGCTGATCAAGTGGGCGATCGACTCGCTGACAGCCGGGGCGGCGCTGAGCCGCGTGGCGTGGCTGGCGGCGGCGGTGGTGGGGCTGTCGCTGACGAAGGGCGTATTCATGTACTGGATGCGCGTCATCCTGGTAGGCGTCAGCCGCGACGTGGAATACGACCTGCGCAACGATCTGTTCGCGCATCTGGTGAAGCTGGACTCGGGGTTTTTCTCGCGCTACCGGACGGGCGACGTGATGGCGCGGGCGACGAACGATCTGAACGCGGTGCGGATGATGCTGGGTCCCGCGGTGATGTACCTGGCCGAGACGTCGCTGACGCTGGTGCTGGCGCTGGGCGTGATGCTGGCGGTGGACTGGCGGCTGACACTGTGGGCGCTGGCGCCGGCGCCGCTGGTGAGCCTGGCGGTGGTGTTTTTCGGCCGGAGGATTCACGACCGGTTCGAGGCGATCCAGAAGCTGTATTCCGACATCAGCAGCCGCGTGCAGGAGTCGCTGGCGGGCATCCGCGTGGTGCGCGCCTACGTGCAGGAAGAGGCGGAGATGCAGCGGTTCCAGGAGCTGAACCGGAGCTTCATCGGCGAAAACCTGCGGCTGGCGCGGCTGTCGGGGCTGTTCCTTCCGCTGCTGCATTTCTTCATCGGGCTGACGTTTCTGCTGGTGCTGTGGGTGGGCGGACTGAGGCTGCTGGAGGGGCGGATCACGCTGGGCAGCTTCGTGATGTTCAACACTTACATGGGGATGCTCGTGTGGCCGATGATCGCTTTCGGGTGGGTGGTGAACCTGGTGCAGCGCGGCAGGGCTTCGCTGGGACGGATCCGGGAAATGCTGGCCGAGCAGCCGCGCATTGCCGCGCCGCCCGCGCCAAGGACGCTGCCGGAGGGTGCGGCGCCGCTCGAATTTGAAAACGTGTCGGTCGAGTTCGACGGGCGGACGGTGCTGGATGATGTTTCCCTGAGCATTCCGGCGGGAGCGACCGTTGCGATTGTCGGACGGACGGGCAGCGGCAAGAGCATGCTGGTGCACCTGATTCCGCGGCTGATCGATCCGAGCGCGGGGGCGGTGAAGCTGGGCGGCTCTGATCTGCGCGAATACGACCCCTGCGAGCTGCGGCGGCGCATCGCGTTTGTGCCGCAGGAGACGTTCCTGTTCAGCGCCACGCTGGCGGATAACATCGCCCTGGGCGCACCGGAGGCTTCGCGCGAGGCGATTCTGCGAGCGGCGCACATGGCAGGGCTGGAGCAGGATCTTGAGTCGTTCCCGCAGGGGCTTGATACGGAAGTGGGCGAGCGGGGGCTGACGCTTTCGGGCGGGCAGAAGCAGAGGGTGGCGATTGCGCGGGCGCTGCTGCGGGATCCGCAGATTCTGATCCTCGACGACGCGCTGTCGGCGGTGGACACGCTGACGGAGGACCGGATTCTGGCGAGCCTGCGGCAGTTCATGCGCGGGCGGACGACGATCCTGATCTCGCACCGCGTGTCGACGGTGCGGGAGGCGAACTGCATTTACGTGCTCGATGAGGGGCGCGTTGTCGAGCAGGGCAGCCACGAGGAGCTGCTGGCGCTCGACGGCTATTACGCCGATCTGTACCAGAAGCAGCTGCTGGAAGAGGAGCTGGAGTCGATCTGA
- a CDS encoding CDP-alcohol phosphatidyltransferase has protein sequence MKRHLPNALTLVRIVLTPAVGFFLAADDLAAALPLLAVAAATDAADGFLARRWNAASPLGAYLDPIADKLLAATVYIGLAAAGRLPWWLAGLVLGRDALILGFAAWALGRTRIRKFPPSAWGKLSTVLQFSLGLACLLDAAAPSGWSRRAVEVLIPLTAAGTVWSGFHYGRLAIRRLRREAD, from the coding sequence ATGAAGCGCCATCTCCCGAACGCACTGACGCTGGTGCGCATCGTGCTGACGCCGGCGGTGGGTTTTTTTCTGGCGGCGGACGATCTGGCTGCGGCGCTGCCGCTGCTGGCTGTGGCGGCGGCGACGGACGCGGCGGACGGTTTTCTGGCGCGGCGGTGGAACGCGGCTTCCCCGTTGGGCGCGTATCTGGATCCGATCGCGGACAAGCTGCTGGCGGCGACGGTGTACATCGGCCTGGCGGCGGCGGGGCGGCTGCCGTGGTGGCTGGCGGGGCTGGTGCTGGGTCGCGACGCGCTGATTCTGGGGTTTGCGGCGTGGGCGCTGGGAAGGACGCGAATCCGGAAATTCCCGCCCTCGGCGTGGGGCAAGCTGAGCACGGTTCTGCAATTTTCGCTGGGGCTGGCGTGCCTGCTGGACGCGGCTGCGCCGTCGGGATGGAGCCGCCGCGCGGTGGAGGTGCTGATTCCGCTGACGGCGGCGGGGACGGTGTGGAGCGGGTTCCATTACGGCCGGCTGGCAATCCGCCGGCTGCGGCGAGAGGCGGATTGA
- the lpxC gene encoding UDP-3-O-acyl-N-acetylglucosamine deacetylase: protein MVHLPEYETTTIRAVECSGVGLHSGAPVRMRILPAPAATGIVFRRTDLNGFEVPASWRYVQRVSYATSLMRQGVLISTTEHLLSTFYSMGLDNAYVEIDNLEVPILDGSGQPFVEMLREAGMRATRRRRRYLRIVKPASHEAPGKRIEIRPADGFRLSCRVYFPHPLVGHQRLDMEVTPESYAEEIAPARTFGFEQELDAMRNMGLIRGATLDSAVCFGANGVLNEGGLRFADEPCRHKALDLIGDLALIGRPLLGEVVAERAGHAMHVALVARIMSDASLYEVVTAAELAERAAAAPAR, encoded by the coding sequence ATGGTGCATTTACCCGAATACGAGACGACGACGATCCGGGCGGTGGAGTGCAGCGGGGTGGGGCTGCATAGCGGCGCGCCGGTGCGGATGCGGATTCTGCCGGCGCCGGCGGCGACGGGGATCGTGTTCCGGCGGACGGATCTGAACGGGTTCGAAGTGCCGGCGAGCTGGCGTTACGTGCAGCGGGTGAGCTACGCGACGTCGCTGATGCGGCAGGGCGTGCTGATTTCGACGACGGAGCACCTGCTGAGCACGTTCTACAGCATGGGGCTGGACAACGCGTATGTCGAGATCGACAACCTGGAGGTGCCGATTCTCGACGGCAGCGGGCAGCCTTTTGTGGAGATGCTGCGGGAGGCGGGGATGCGGGCGACGCGGCGGCGGAGGCGGTATCTGCGGATCGTGAAGCCGGCGAGCCATGAAGCGCCGGGCAAGCGGATCGAGATCCGCCCGGCGGACGGGTTCCGGCTGTCGTGCCGGGTGTATTTTCCGCATCCGCTGGTGGGGCATCAGCGGCTGGACATGGAAGTGACGCCGGAGAGCTATGCGGAAGAGATTGCGCCGGCGCGGACGTTCGGCTTCGAGCAGGAGCTGGACGCGATGCGGAACATGGGGCTGATCCGCGGGGCGACGCTGGACAGCGCCGTGTGTTTCGGCGCGAACGGCGTGCTGAATGAAGGCGGGCTGCGGTTCGCCGACGAGCCGTGCCGGCACAAGGCGCTGGATCTGATCGGGGATCTGGCGCTGATCGGGCGCCCGCTGTTGGGAGAAGTGGTGGCGGAGCGGGCGGGGCATGCAATGCATGTGGCGCTGGTGGCGCGGATCATGTCGGATGCGTCGCTGTATGAAGTGGTGACCGCGGCGGAGCTGGCGGAGCGGGCTGCGGCGGCTCCGGCGCGATGA
- the nfo gene encoding putative endonuclease 4 has product MRIGLHCSTSGALVNAARRALEVGANCFQIFSSSPRMWRASMPPPEQTAELRRFRADHDLAPLVIHDSYLINLAAPNDEIRAKSIHAMRGELERAFAIGAEYLVIHPGSARHDPVEAGIQRIVASLAEASRGLRPPDGFMLLLENTAGAGATIGRTLEELRELRTRLAPVLPFPVGYCLDTCHLFVSGYNVATPDGLEDTVRQARQILGLDHVPVIHTNDSLGAFGSRLDRHANIGEGQIGLDGFRRILNHPELRRKAFVLETPVDQPGDDQRNVEQLKALCRKSRTVTKKSS; this is encoded by the coding sequence ATGCGCATCGGCCTCCACTGCTCCACCTCCGGCGCCCTCGTCAACGCCGCCCGCCGCGCCCTCGAGGTCGGAGCCAACTGCTTCCAGATCTTCTCCTCCAGCCCCCGCATGTGGCGCGCCTCCATGCCGCCGCCGGAGCAGACCGCTGAACTCCGCCGCTTCCGCGCCGACCACGATCTCGCCCCGCTCGTCATCCACGACAGCTACCTCATCAACCTCGCCGCCCCGAACGACGAAATCCGCGCCAAAAGCATCCACGCCATGCGCGGCGAACTCGAGCGCGCCTTCGCCATCGGCGCAGAATACCTCGTCATCCACCCCGGCAGCGCCCGCCACGACCCCGTCGAAGCAGGCATCCAGCGCATCGTCGCCTCCCTCGCCGAAGCCTCCCGCGGACTCCGCCCGCCCGATGGCTTCATGCTCCTGCTCGAAAACACCGCCGGCGCAGGCGCCACCATCGGGCGCACCCTCGAAGAACTCCGCGAACTCCGCACGCGCCTCGCCCCCGTTCTGCCGTTCCCCGTCGGCTACTGCCTCGACACCTGCCACCTGTTCGTCTCCGGCTACAACGTCGCCACGCCCGATGGCCTCGAAGACACCGTCCGCCAGGCGCGCCAGATCCTCGGGCTCGACCACGTCCCCGTCATTCACACCAACGACAGCCTCGGCGCCTTCGGCTCCCGCCTCGACCGTCATGCGAACATAGGAGAAGGGCAGATCGGTCTGGACGGTTTCCGCCGGATCCTCAACCACCCCGAGCTGCGCCGCAAAGCCTTCGTGCTGGAGACGCCCGTCGATCAGCCGGGCGACGATCAGCGCAACGTCGAACAACTGAAAGCCCTATGCCGGAAATCCCGTACCGTCACGAAGAAATCGAGCTGA
- the leuS gene encoding leucine--tRNA ligase → MPEIPYRHEEIELKWCERWNADPDLYRAADDGSRPRYYVLEMFPYPSGRLHMGHVRNYSIGDTLARYQWMRGYDVMHPIGWDAFGLPAENAAIKHGRHPADWTHSNVSYMKKQLQRLGFAYDWSREVNTCLPEYYRWNQWMFLRMFERGLAYRKSSLVNWCPECQTVLANEQVVDGCCWRHETTKVEMRELDQWFLRITAYADQLLEDMKQIEAGWPPQVLTMQRNWIGRSEGAEIDFRLKGSGQPIRIFTTRLDTIYGATCVILSPEHPLAKELCTGELAARRKEMIDEQARKSPEDLEKEGFFTGHFAVNPYSGAEIPVWVGNFVLWGYGTGAIMAVPAHDERDFEFCRKYGIPIVPVIRPVDGVLDTDPQQAFTGDGIMENSGEWSGLSSAEGRRRMAEKAEKEGFGCPAITYRLKDWGISRQRYWGTPIPIIHCKACGAVPVPDDQLPVVLPENVEFTGRGRSPLAQLKSFLETTCPKCGGPAERETDTMDTFVDSSWYFFRYIDPRNDRMPFDPHKVKPWFPVDQYIGGVTHAILHLLYSRFWCKVLRDIGLVEIDEPFRNLFTQGMVQLHGQTMSKSKGNIVDPDDMVAKYGADTCRLFTLFAAPPEKNMDWNESGVEGQYRFLSRLFRWVTRNADATGGAGETDARALRKLHQTIRKITQDFDNRWHFNTSIAALMELMNELHVCEPGMSAAVLRECAEKVTLMLAPFAPFAAQELWQILGHDGPVFRHPWPAFDENLAREEELEIPVQVNGKLRTRITVPHGTPQEEQQRLALADERVRAHTDGKTIVKVIHTGRLINIVVK, encoded by the coding sequence ATGCCGGAAATCCCGTACCGTCACGAAGAAATCGAGCTGAAATGGTGCGAGCGCTGGAACGCCGACCCCGATCTCTACAGGGCCGCTGACGACGGCTCCAGGCCCCGCTATTACGTCCTCGAGATGTTCCCCTACCCGAGCGGACGCCTCCACATGGGCCACGTGCGCAACTACTCCATCGGCGACACGCTCGCCCGCTACCAGTGGATGCGCGGCTACGACGTCATGCACCCCATCGGCTGGGACGCCTTCGGCCTGCCCGCCGAGAACGCCGCCATCAAGCATGGCCGCCACCCCGCCGACTGGACCCACTCCAACGTCTCTTACATGAAAAAGCAGCTCCAGCGGCTCGGCTTCGCCTACGACTGGAGCCGCGAGGTCAACACCTGCCTGCCCGAATACTACCGCTGGAACCAGTGGATGTTCCTCCGCATGTTCGAGCGCGGCCTCGCCTACCGCAAGAGCTCCCTCGTCAACTGGTGCCCCGAGTGCCAGACCGTGCTCGCCAACGAACAGGTCGTCGACGGCTGCTGCTGGCGCCACGAGACCACGAAAGTCGAAATGCGCGAGCTCGACCAATGGTTCTTGCGCATCACCGCTTACGCCGATCAGTTGCTGGAAGACATGAAGCAGATCGAGGCCGGCTGGCCGCCCCAGGTGCTCACCATGCAGCGCAACTGGATCGGTCGCAGCGAAGGCGCGGAGATTGATTTCCGCCTCAAAGGCTCCGGGCAGCCCATCCGCATCTTCACCACCCGCCTCGACACCATCTACGGCGCAACCTGCGTCATCCTCTCCCCCGAGCACCCTCTCGCCAAAGAGCTCTGCACCGGCGAACTCGCCGCCCGCCGCAAGGAAATGATCGACGAGCAGGCCCGCAAATCGCCCGAGGACCTCGAAAAGGAAGGCTTTTTTACCGGCCATTTTGCCGTCAATCCTTACAGCGGCGCTGAAATCCCCGTCTGGGTCGGGAACTTCGTCCTCTGGGGCTATGGCACCGGCGCCATCATGGCTGTGCCCGCCCACGACGAGCGCGACTTCGAGTTCTGCCGCAAGTACGGCATCCCCATCGTGCCCGTCATCCGTCCCGTCGATGGCGTTCTCGACACGGATCCGCAGCAGGCGTTTACCGGCGACGGCATCATGGAAAACTCCGGCGAGTGGTCCGGTCTTTCGAGCGCCGAAGGCCGCCGCCGCATGGCGGAAAAGGCCGAAAAAGAAGGCTTTGGCTGCCCCGCCATCACCTATCGCCTGAAGGACTGGGGCATCTCGCGCCAGCGCTATTGGGGCACCCCCATCCCAATTATTCACTGCAAAGCCTGCGGCGCCGTCCCCGTCCCCGACGATCAGCTCCCCGTCGTGCTGCCGGAGAACGTCGAGTTCACCGGCCGCGGCCGCTCTCCACTCGCGCAGCTGAAGAGCTTCCTCGAAACCACCTGTCCCAAATGCGGCGGTCCCGCCGAGCGCGAGACCGACACGATGGACACCTTCGTCGACTCCTCGTGGTACTTCTTCCGCTACATCGATCCCCGCAACGACCGCATGCCCTTCGATCCGCACAAGGTCAAGCCGTGGTTCCCGGTCGACCAGTACATCGGCGGCGTCACCCACGCCATCCTTCATCTGCTGTATTCACGTTTCTGGTGCAAAGTGTTGCGCGATATCGGACTTGTCGAGATCGACGAGCCGTTCCGCAACCTCTTCACCCAGGGCATGGTGCAGCTGCACGGGCAGACGATGTCGAAGTCCAAAGGCAACATCGTCGATCCCGACGACATGGTTGCCAAGTACGGCGCCGACACCTGCCGCCTCTTCACCCTCTTCGCCGCCCCGCCCGAAAAAAACATGGACTGGAACGAGTCCGGCGTCGAAGGGCAGTACCGCTTCCTCAGCCGCCTGTTCCGTTGGGTCACCCGCAACGCCGACGCCACGGGCGGCGCGGGTGAAACCGATGCTCGTGCGCTGCGCAAGCTCCATCAGACCATCCGCAAGATTACGCAGGACTTCGACAATCGCTGGCACTTCAATACATCGATCGCAGCGCTCATGGAGCTGATGAACGAGCTGCACGTCTGCGAGCCCGGCATGTCCGCGGCCGTCCTGCGCGAGTGCGCCGAAAAAGTCACTCTGATGCTCGCGCCCTTCGCGCCCTTCGCCGCCCAGGAGCTGTGGCAGATCCTCGGCCATGACGGACCCGTCTTCCGCCACCCCTGGCCTGCCTTCGATGAAAACCTCGCCCGCGAAGAAGAACTCGAGATCCCGGTTCAGGTCAACGGCAAGCTCCGCACCCGCATCACCGTCCCACACGGCACCCCGCAGGAAGAGCAGCAGCGGCTCGCCCTCGCCGACGAGCGTGTCCGCGCCCACACCGATGGCAAGACGATCGTCAAGGTCATCCATACCGGCAGGCTGATCAACATCGTCGTCAAGTGA
- a CDS encoding sulfurtransferase, giving the protein MKHSPGFLKLVEDAKTRVREITIPEYLEWRDSGRQHILVDTREESEWNAGRIPGAIHLSKGVIERDIERLVPDPSATLVLYCGGGYRSALAADNLQKMGYTNCLSLAGGWRDWVERGLPVEK; this is encoded by the coding sequence ATGAAGCACTCGCCTGGATTCCTGAAGCTGGTGGAAGACGCCAAGACGCGCGTCCGCGAGATCACGATTCCCGAGTATCTCGAGTGGCGCGATAGCGGGCGGCAGCACATCCTCGTCGACACGCGGGAGGAGAGCGAGTGGAACGCCGGGCGCATTCCGGGCGCGATCCATCTGAGCAAGGGAGTCATCGAGCGCGACATCGAGCGGCTGGTTCCGGATCCCTCGGCCACCCTGGTTCTTTACTGCGGCGGCGGCTACCGCAGCGCGCTGGCGGCGGACAACCTGCAGAAGATGGGCTACACGAACTGCCTTTCTCTGGCCGGGGGCTGGCGCGACTGGGTGGAGCGCGGCCTGCCGGTGGAAAAATAG
- the nagA gene encoding N-acetylglucosamine-6-phosphate deacetylase, whose product MKCSGIDALTGEAVEVRGERGVITSVEPLLDRPASLPWLAPGFIDLQVNGYAGADYCSAETPLEAIEASLKAQFACGTTRLLATVITGSPEGMLAAIRHLARARRELPHGSAIAGIHVEGPFISPKDGPRGAHPREHVRPPDLDEYRRWQDAAEGMVRMVTISPEWPGALKFIEAIIGEGVVAAIGHLDATPQQIEDAVRAGARISTHLGNGCHAVLPRHPNYLWHQLAEDRLAASFIVDGIHLGADFLRVALRAKGVERSVLITDAVAPAGCPPGPYRLGEVDVELHPEGRVTLRGLPRLAGSALRMDRGVENLMRIAGLSLQEALTMAARNPARLGRIEHRQRGLQPGERADVIEFDFDPAAKSVRIRRTWLDGQPVWQC is encoded by the coding sequence ATGAAATGTTCTGGAATTGACGCCCTCACCGGCGAGGCTGTCGAGGTGCGCGGGGAGCGAGGCGTGATCACCTCCGTCGAACCGCTCCTGGACCGCCCTGCCTCGCTGCCCTGGCTGGCGCCGGGCTTCATCGACTTGCAGGTGAACGGCTATGCAGGCGCCGACTATTGCTCGGCAGAGACGCCTCTGGAAGCGATCGAAGCATCGCTGAAGGCGCAGTTCGCCTGCGGCACGACGCGCCTGTTGGCCACGGTGATCACCGGCTCGCCGGAGGGCATGCTGGCGGCGATCCGCCATCTGGCGCGGGCGCGGCGCGAGCTGCCGCACGGAAGCGCGATCGCAGGCATCCATGTCGAAGGGCCGTTCATTTCGCCGAAAGACGGCCCGCGCGGCGCGCACCCTCGCGAGCATGTCCGTCCGCCCGACCTGGACGAATACCGCCGATGGCAGGACGCGGCCGAGGGCATGGTGCGCATGGTGACGATCTCGCCGGAATGGCCCGGCGCGCTCAAGTTCATCGAAGCCATCATTGGCGAGGGCGTCGTCGCGGCCATCGGCCACCTCGACGCCACGCCGCAGCAGATCGAGGATGCCGTCCGCGCCGGCGCGCGGATCTCCACGCATCTTGGCAACGGCTGCCATGCGGTGCTGCCCCGCCACCCGAACTATCTCTGGCATCAGCTTGCCGAAGACCGCCTGGCCGCATCGTTCATTGTCGACGGGATTCATCTGGGAGCCGACTTCCTCCGCGTGGCCCTGCGAGCCAAAGGCGTGGAGCGCAGCGTGCTCATCACGGACGCCGTCGCCCCGGCTGGATGCCCGCCGGGGCCTTACCGCCTGGGTGAAGTCGACGTCGAGCTCCATCCGGAAGGCAGGGTGACGCTGCGCGGCCTGCCGCGGCTGGCCGGCAGCGCGCTGCGCATGGACCGCGGCGTCGAGAACCTGATGCGCATCGCCGGCCTGAGCCTGCAGGAAGCGCTCACCATGGCGGCGCGGAACCCGGCGCGTCTCGGCCGCATCGAGCACCGTCAGCGCGGCCTGCAGCCGGGCGAGCGCGCCGACGTGATCGAGTTTGATTTCGACCCGGCCGCGAAGTCCGTGCGCATCCGCCGCACCTGGCTGGACGGCCAGCCCGTCTGGCAGTGCTGA